The following are encoded together in the Juglans microcarpa x Juglans regia isolate MS1-56 chromosome 2D, Jm3101_v1.0, whole genome shotgun sequence genome:
- the LOC121249345 gene encoding uncharacterized protein LOC121249345 — MEETTAIMRSLWIRRKAFIFEKNLTSPSCVIRSAKNALNEFHQVQVLLEEQKGNRSAVGGEKRWLLPEQNMIKANWDAALDVKARKMGAGVIIRNEKAEVMATCNIQKRNVVELALAKCYALRKAMELCKDLNFDKVTFEGDAQVVINVVNDPIEDPPFNGSSIQEMKMVLKGWQGWKVQYSHRDTNVVAHKLQKAALHFEEEKVWIEEAPIFVLNSLQIDKHCIDQPIYMNE; from the coding sequence ATGGAGGAAACAACTGCCATAATGAGGAGCCTATGGATCAGAAGAAAAGCTTTTATTTTCGAAAAGAATCTCACTAGTCCAAGTTGTGTCATCAGATCAGCAAAGAATGCCTTGAATGAGTTTCATCAAGTACAGGTTTTGTTAGAGGAACAGAAGGGGAATAGAAGTGCAGTGGGAGGGGAGAAAAGATGGCTGCTACCagaacaaaatatgataaaggCTAACTGGGATGCTGCTTTGGATGTTAAAGCAAGAAAGATGGGAGCTGGTGTTATAATCAGAAATGAGAAGGCAGAGGTCATGGCAACTTGTAATATACAAAAACGAAATGTGGTAGAACTAGCTCTAGCAAAGTGTTATGCTTTGAGAAAAGCAATGGAACTTTGTAAGGATCTAAATTTTGACAAAGTAACTTTTGAGGGTGATGCACAGGTTGTTATAAACGTTGTGAATGATCCAATTGAAGACCCGCCTTTCAATGGAAGTAGTATTCAAGAGATGAAGATGGTGCTTAAAGGTTGGCAAGGATGGAAAGTCCAATATTCACATAGAGATACTAATGTAGTAGCTCACAAGCTACAAAAAGCTGCTCTACATTTTGAAGAGGAGAAAGTGTGGATAGAAGAAGCtccaatatttgttttaaatagtTTACAGATTGATAAACATTGTATTGATCAACCAATCtatatgaatgaatga
- the LOC121249918 gene encoding uncharacterized GPI-anchored protein At4g28100, whose product MFSLTIIFRSFICLWFMVYNARAGLLSELANGHDQPLNPGEYSVPAYPVQTQTQTCRLDLSSELFGGVSEACGKNLDRSRCCPVLAAWLFAAHARSALQVSSAPAPAAEEDLPMMPDDAQRCVNTLQSSLLSRGIRIPQPNASCDAILCFCGIRLHQISSLSCPAAFNVTGFHNATPTVSVRNLEKNCRNSSYSGCTKCLGALQKLKGGYKNGTVGDKATSERASKMFNRDCQLMGLTWLLARNKTAYIPTVSAVLRAIMYSAHPPHESTCSPDQENMPLAVDSLQFQKAQSSSPPSILRFPILPLIIWVPLFV is encoded by the exons ATGTTCTCTCTTACGATCATCTTTCggtcttttatttgtttgtggTTTATGGTTTACAACGCTCGTGCCGGTTTACTTTCTGAACTGGCTAATGGCCATGACCAGCCGTTGAACCCGGGCGAGTACTCCGTCCCGGCCTACCCAGTTCAGACTCAGACCCAGACCTGCCGGCTCGACCTCTCAAGCGAGCTCTTCGGCGGCGTGAGCGAGGCCTGCGGTAAGAACCTCGACCGAAGCCGTTGCTGCCCCGTTTTGGCCGCGTGGCTCTTCGCTGCTCACGCCAGGTCGGCTCTGCAGGTGTCATCGGCTCCGGCTCCCGCGGCGGAAGAAGACCTCCCGATGATGCCGGATGACGCGCAGAGATGTGTGAACACACTGCAAAGCTCGTTGTTGAGCCGGGGCATTCGGATTCCACAGCCGAACGCGAGCTGTGACGCCATCCTTTGCTTCTGTGGGATTCGGTTACACCAAATTAGCTCGCTGAGCTGTCCCGCGGCTTTCAACGTTACTGGGTTTCACAATGCCACTCCGACGGTTTCCGTCAGGAATTTGGAGAAGAATTGCCGGAATTCTTCTTATTCTGGTTGCACGAAGTGCCTTGGTGCCCTTCAAAAG CTCAAGGGTGGATATAAAAACGGGACGGTAGGAGACAAGGCCACTAGCGAAAGGGCGAGCAAGATGTTCAACAGGGACTGCCAGCTCATGGGGCTGACTTGGCTGTTAGCGCGCAACAAAACGGCCTACATTCCTACGGTCTCGGCCGTGTTACGGGCCATCATGTACAGTGCGCATCCGCCGCACGAGTCCACGTGCAGCCCCGATCAGGAGAACATGCCACTCGCCGTGGATTCCTTGCAGTTCCAGAAAGCCCAGTCCTCGTCGCCGCCGTCCATACTTCGGTTTCCCATTTTGCCACTAATCATTTGGGTTCCCCTGtttgtgtaa